In Solanum lycopersicum chromosome 5, SLM_r2.1, the following are encoded in one genomic region:
- the LOC138348668 gene encoding uncharacterized protein — protein sequence MAAPPTPQEGASQTRAPLLNGKYYGWWKNRIMDHLIGENPDLWGVILDGPTIPMKTATDGITNIPKERKEWNSEDKLAIQNNAKAKKILICGIGPDEYNRISSCQDAKAIWETLQTTHEGTTQVKKSKIDNFNRKYELFRMAEGETIQDMHTSKVEAITEARDLDSLAMDELIGNLMTYKLKKNQEKEIGGKRKERNLVLKATTSDDFEDENIALITKRFTRMKKANFEKGKDIKKDKFVPSNRRMATQEADISMKKSFAAIGNSSDEESEGYETENKSLLALEQENDYDFLAFVAVETKEEKETCRSQETILALMAGSDSEEDKEEEDMNEKDETFTMFEIFAKLVQKKFNKEIISIRSDHGLEFENSQFLQFCTTNGIEHNFSAPRTPQQNGVVERKIEHWKILLVLNKTPYELLKGRKPNLAHLRALGCVCFIHNNEKDNLGKFDAKSDEGIFLGYSSQSKAYKVLNKRTSRVEESVHVVFTENSSEVEGNSEDEQNEETYSKPSEPKIWGEKSTPSHKTPEIGDKSTNEADSFAP from the exons ATGGCAGCACCACCTACACCACAAGAAGGAGCTTCACAAACACGAGCACCACTGCTCAATGGCAAATATTATGGATGGTGGAAAAATCGTATAATGGACCATCTTATTGGCGAAAACCCTGATCTATGGGGAGTAATTCTTGATGGACCAACTATACCTATGAAAACTGCAACTGATGGAATCACTAATAtcccaaaggaaagaaaagaatggaattctgaagacaagcttgcaatccaaaacaatgccaaagccaagaaaattttgatttgtgGCATAGGACCAGACGAATACAATCGAATCTCGTCTTGTCAAGATGCCAAAGCCATATGGGAAACACTACAAACCACTCATGAAGGAACAACGCAAGTCAAGAAGTCCAAAATTGATAACTTCAACAGGAAATATGAGCTGTTCAGGATGGCAGAAGGGGAGACTATTCAAGATATGCACACCAG CAAAGTCGAGGCTATCACTGAGGCCCGCGACCTAGATTCACTGGCCATGGATGAGTTAATTGGTAATCTCATGACAtacaaactaaagaaaaaccAGGAAAAGGAAATTGGAGGAAAAAGGAAGGAAAGGAACTTGGTTCTAAAGGCTACTACatcagatgattttgaagatgaaaatattgccCTCATAACCAAAAGGTTCACCAGAATG AAAAAGGCAAACTTTGAGAAGGGCAAAGACATCAAGAAAGATAAGTTTGTCCCCTCAAACAGAAGAATGGCAACTCAAGAGGCAGATATCTCAATGAAAAAGTCCTTTGCAGCAATAGGGAATTCATCTGATGAAGAGTCTGAGGGTTATGAGACAGAAAACAAGTCCCTTCTTGCACTAGAACAAGAAAATGATTATGACTTTCTTGCTTTTGTAGCAGTGGAAACCAAGGAAGAAAAGGAAACCTGCAGATCACAAGAAACCATACTAGCACTCATGGCGGGATCAGATTCTGAAGaggataaagaagaagaagatatgaaTGAAAAG GATGAGACATTCACTATGTTTGAAATCTTTGCAAAGCTGGTTcagaaaaaattcaacaaagaaataattagCATCAGATCTGATCACGGGCTGGAGTTTGAAAACTCACAATTCCTACAATTTTGTACTACAAATGGGATTGAGCATAACTTCTCAGCACCTAGAACACCACAACAAAACGGTGTAGTTGAGAGGAAAATAGAACACTGGAAGATATT ATTAGTGTTAAACAAAACACCATATGAGCTgctaaaaggaagaaaaccaaaTTTGGCACATCTTAGGGCCTTAGGGTGTGTATGCTTTATACACAACAATGAAAAGGacaatttgggaaaatttgatgcCAAGAGTGATGAAGGAATTTTTCTAGGCTACTCATCACAAAGCAAAGCCTACAAGGTACTGAATAAAAGAACGAGCCGTGTAGAAGAAAGTGTTCATGTTGTCTTTACTGAAAATAGTAGTGAAGTTGAAGGAAATTCAGAGGATGAACAGAATGAGGAAACCTACTCCAAGCCATCAGAACCAAAAATATGGGGAGAAAAATCTACACCTTCGCATAAAACACCTGAAATAGGAGATAAGTCTACTAATGAAGCTGATTCTTTTGCACCTTAA